DNA from Vicinamibacterales bacterium:
CATCTCGTAGACGAGCGTCACGACGATGCGCGTGCCGGTGCAGCCGATGGGATGCCCGAGCGCGATGGCGCCGCCGTTGACGTTGAGCCGGTCGAGCGGAATCGGCAGGTCCTTCAGGACGGCGAGCACCTGCGCGGCGAACGCCTCGTTCAGCTCGACGAGATCGAAGTCGTCGAGCGACAGCCCGGTCTGCTTCAACAGCTTCTGCACGGCGGGGACGGGACCGATGCCCATGCGCCGCGGATCGACGCCAGCGGTCGCCCAGCCGGTGATCTTGACGAGCGGTGTCAGGCCCCGTGCCTTGACGGCGTCCTCACCGGCCACGACCACCGCCGCGCCCCCGTCGGTGATCCCGGAAGACGAGCCCGCCGTGACGACGCCGGCTCCCCCTTCCACCGCTGGGAAGACCAGCGGCAGCTTCTGCAGGCTCTCGATCGTCGTGCCCGCGCGCGGATGTTCGTCGGCGGCGAGCGTCTGGTCCTTCCCTTTCAGGTCCCTGTATCCGACGGGCGTGATTTCGTCGCGGAAGCGCCCGGCGGCGATCGCGCGCTCGGCCTTCTGCTGCGAATCGAGCGCGTAGCGATCGGAGGCGTCGCGCGTGATCCCGTACTCGCGCGCCAGCAGCTCCACCGTCTCGCCCATGATCAGGCCGCAGACCGAGCAGGTGAACCCGTCGCGATACATCGCGTCGACGAGCGTGAAGTTGCCCATCTTGTGGCCCCAGCGTGCGTCTTCGCTGTCGATGAGATACGGCATGCGGCTCATCGACTCGATGCCGCCGGCGAGCACCATCTCGGACTCGCCGAGCCGGATCGACTGCGCGCCGGTGGCGATCGTCTGCACGCCCGACGCGCACGCCTTGTTGATCGTCTGCGCGGGGACGCGATCGGGCACGCCGGCTTTCCGGCCGACCTGCCGCGCCGGATTGGGACCAGAGCCCGCCTGGCGGGCGTGCCCGACGAGGACCTCGTCGATGGCGTCGGCCGTGATGCCGGCCCGCTCGATGGCGGCGCGCGCCGCGGCGGCGCCGAGCTCCGCCGGATGCACGTTCCTCAACGCGCCGCCGTACTTGCCGATGGGCGTGCGGGCCGCGCCTACGATGTACACGTCGAAGACGTCCCGGGACGGCATAACTCCCAAGGATACTCCGCAGCCCGGCACCTGAAGAACCGGCCTACTGAATCAGCGAGTTGCAGCGGTAGTCCCAGATGTACACGTCGATCAGATACTTCACCGGCGAGGTGACGTCCGAGTACCCCTGCAGATAGAGGCGATAGGTGCCTGGATCGAGCTTGGCACGCGAGGAGACGCCGCCCGGCTTTGCCGGACCGACGTAGATCTTGCAGAGCGGCGTGCCGCCCGGATAACCACCCTCGAACAACGTCTCGCACGTCGTCGGCACCAGGAACGCGTCGACGCCGCCGGGTTCCGTGGCGTAGTTGGTGTTGGACAGGCTGAATTCGGGATCGCTCGTCGCGGCTTTCAGCGAGATGTCCTGGTAGACGGCGCCCCCGTCGCCTGGCACCAGTCCCGCGCTCTGGGTCGGACTGACGGTGACCCGATCGTGTTCGGCGAGCCCGCAATTGTGACAGGCGGTTTCTGAGGCGGCGAGGAGTGCGAGAACGATGGCAATCGGGACGGCTCGCGCGAGTGGCAGTGGGCCCATTCGTGCCTTTCGAGGGACAGGCGCCCGTTAAACGTACACCAACTGCGTCATGACGGCTGGATCCAAATAGCCGGATCGCATCCTTCAAGGTTTTCGATCTTTGCATGAGTTTTTGGAGTACCGTAAGCAGCTCCATTGACGAATTGCGAATAAACAGGGGCGAATGGTGACAATACGGGGGCGGGCACGCTGTGTGCGTACGCGCTCACGTTCCGACGGGCGGCTGGCTTGTGCGTTGCCGGTTTCTGTCCGTCGGGCCCGACCCAAAGCACTCGAGGAGGATGGACTACATGCGTATACGTGTTTTCGCGGTGTTGCTCGCGATGACGCTGGCTGCCTGGCCGGCCAGGGCCCAGGAGCAGCGCGGTTCGATCGAAGGAGTCGTGAAGGACTCTTCGGGAGCCGTCCTGCCGGGCGTCACCGTCGAAGCCAAGAGCGGCGGCAGCGGTATTCTCTCGGCCACCACCAACGAGTCCGGCACGTTCCGGTTCCCGTCGGTGCTCCCGGGCGTCTACGAAGTGAGCGCGGCTCTCTCCGGTTTCAAGCCGGCGAAAATTGGCGACGTCGAGGTGAAGCTCGGCTCGATGAAGAGCGTCGAGTTCGCGATGCAGCTCGCCAGCGTCAGTGAGAACGTCACGGTCACGGCGGAATCGCCGATCGTCGACGTGAAGTCGAGCGGCAAGTCGACCAACATCCGCGCCGAGCAGGTGTCGCTGCTCCCGCACAACCGCGACTTCACGACGCTCGTCACGCAGGCGCCTGGGGTCAACAACGAGACCAAGTCGGCCGGCATCATGATCGACGGCGCGGCCGCGGCCGAAAACCGCTACGTCATTGACGGCATCGAGACGACGAACATCGTCGGCGGCCTGTCGGGGCAGAACCTCCTCGCCGACTTCGTCGAAGAGGTGCAGGTGAAGTCGACCGGCTACCCGGCGGAATACGGCGGCTCGACCGGCGGCGTCATCAACGTGCTGACCAAGAGCGGCACCAATAACGTGCACGGCACCGGTTCGCTGTACTTCCAGGGATCGGACACGACCGGCGCCAACAATCAGACGCTGCGCGCCGTGTTCGGCGACGCGACCCGCGCGGAATACCACGTCTATCCCGAGGACAACGTGAGCCGCGTCGAGCCCGGTGCGTCGATCGGCGGACCGGTGCTCCAGAACAAGATGTGGTACTTCGGCGCGTATCAGCCGGCGCTGACCGATACCAAGCGTCACGTCGACACGTCCACGACCGGATTCCCGACCGCGACGACCTCTGACACGGAGCAGAAGCAGCAGGTCCAGTACCTGACCGCCAACGCCACCAACCAGGTCGGCAACAAGCTGCGCACGCGCGTCGCCTTCAACAACAGCTGGAGCAAGACCACCGGCCAGCTCGCCAACCTGGCCGGCAGCGACGCCGCCAGCACCATCTACACCAAGGGCACGCGCTTTCCGAACTACTCCGTCTCGGGCACGGCCGATTACACCGTCGGACCGAGCCTCGTGGTGTCGGGCCGCGTCGGCCGCTACCTGCTCGACACGCACGACTTCAACGTCAACACCGACGTCCGGTACCAATTTGGTAGCACGACGAACATCGGCATGCCGGGCGTGCCGGCTTCCGAGCAGCACAACTCCGGATACGTCAGCGGGCCGAGCAACAGCGGCACGGATCACGACACGCAGACCCGCAATTTCGTCCAGCTCGACGCGACGTGGTTCGCCAAGGCCGCCGGGCAGCATCAGGTCAAGGGCGGCTTCCAGCTCGATCGCCGCGCCAATGACGTTGCGACCGGCAACCTCGCGCACATCGTCAACCTGAACTGGGGCGCGAACCTGAACGGCGCGAGCGGCGCCTACGGTTACTACGAAGTGCAGAGCAACGTGCCGTCTCCCAAGCTCGGGATCATCACCCAGGGGAACGTGCAGTCGAACGTCAACGGCGTGTTCGTGCAGGACACCTGGAGCATGAACAACCGTCTGACGGTCAACCTCGGTATCCGCACCGAGAGCGAAAACGTGCCGGCCTACACGACCGACCCGTCGGTCGCGCCGAATCCGATCAAGTTCGGATGGGCCGACAAGACGGCGCCGCGCCTCGGCTTCTCCTACGACCTCAAGGGCGATGGTCGCTCGAAGGTCTACGGCTCGTGGGGCATCTTCTACGACATCTTCAAGCTGAACATGCCGCGCGGCTCGTTCGGCGGCGACAAGTGGGTGTCGTACTACTACACGCTCGACAATCCGAACTTCGAACAGCTCGATCCCACCTCGGACTGCAACCCGCACTGCCCGGGCACCTTCCTCGCCAGCACCGACTTCCGGCAGCCGTCGGTGACGCCGGGACAGGACGTCGCTCCCCCGGGATCGATCAAGCCGATGCGAACCGAGGAACTGTCGTTCGGCTTCGAGCATCAGCTCAGCAACACCACGGCGCTGACCGTGCGCTACGTGCGGAAGAACCTCGACCGTGCGATTGACGACATCGGCGACCTCACGGCGGGTGCGGAGTCGTACATCATCGCCAACCCTGGCGAAGGGCTCGTC
Protein-coding regions in this window:
- a CDS encoding thiolase family protein; amino-acid sequence: MPSRDVFDVYIVGAARTPIGKYGGALRNVHPAELGAAAARAAIERAGITADAIDEVLVGHARQAGSGPNPARQVGRKAGVPDRVPAQTINKACASGVQTIATGAQSIRLGESEMVLAGGIESMSRMPYLIDSEDARWGHKMGNFTLVDAMYRDGFTCSVCGLIMGETVELLAREYGITRDASDRYALDSQQKAERAIAAGRFRDEITPVGYRDLKGKDQTLAADEHPRAGTTIESLQKLPLVFPAVEGGAGVVTAGSSSGITDGGAAVVVAGEDAVKARGLTPLVKITGWATAGVDPRRMGIGPVPAVQKLLKQTGLSLDDFDLVELNEAFAAQVLAVLKDLPIPLDRLNVNGGAIALGHPIGCTGTRIVVTLVYEMLRRKARRGLATLCVSGGMGMAIALERAGG
- a CDS encoding carboxypeptidase regulatory-like domain-containing protein — its product is MRIRVFAVLLAMTLAAWPARAQEQRGSIEGVVKDSSGAVLPGVTVEAKSGGSGILSATTNESGTFRFPSVLPGVYEVSAALSGFKPAKIGDVEVKLGSMKSVEFAMQLASVSENVTVTAESPIVDVKSSGKSTNIRAEQVSLLPHNRDFTTLVTQAPGVNNETKSAGIMIDGAAAAENRYVIDGIETTNIVGGLSGQNLLADFVEEVQVKSTGYPAEYGGSTGGVINVLTKSGTNNVHGTGSLYFQGSDTTGANNQTLRAVFGDATRAEYHVYPEDNVSRVEPGASIGGPVLQNKMWYFGAYQPALTDTKRHVDTSTTGFPTATTSDTEQKQQVQYLTANATNQVGNKLRTRVAFNNSWSKTTGQLANLAGSDAASTIYTKGTRFPNYSVSGTADYTVGPSLVVSGRVGRYLLDTHDFNVNTDVRYQFGSTTNIGMPGVPASEQHNSGYVSGPSNSGTDHDTQTRNFVQLDATWFAKAAGQHQVKGGFQLDRRANDVATGNLAHIVNLNWGANLNGASGAYGYYEVQSNVPSPKLGIITQGNVQSNVNGVFVQDTWSMNNRLTVNLGIRTESENVPAYTTDPSVAPNPIKFGWADKTAPRLGFSYDLKGDGRSKVYGSWGIFYDIFKLNMPRGSFGGDKWVSYYYTLDNPNFEQLDPTSDCNPHCPGTFLASTDFRQPSVTPGQDVAPPGSIKPMRTEELSFGFEHQLSNTTALTVRYVRKNLDRAIDDIGDLTAGAESYIIANPGEGLVKQFDISTGTSVYLPQEPGGVFPSNAVLINLPTAKRLYQSVEGRLEKRLANRWMFVGSYTWSRDAGNYSGLSSSDENGRDAPNNSRDYDYPVMAFNGDGSIQDGVLDTDRTHQIKVQGLYIAKWGTSFGVNEFAASGTPITRQVPIIAPSNYPVRYEGRNSDGRTPFFTQTDLFIHHPFKIGGKELAVEANILNLFDQRAVNSVVTTMRRTGAIPLGASGSGKYNEADFYAGKLNFDTLIANAVASGAMSLNPQFLMANGYQAPILMRIGVKYTF